DNA sequence from the Callospermophilus lateralis isolate mCalLat2 chromosome 2, mCalLat2.hap1, whole genome shotgun sequence genome:
CTCTCTAAAGTGGTATAAATGAGGTACATTTATGTTATAATCATTGTTTAATTTCAGGTCTCCCACTTTCTGGCATCCAGCAAACCTGAATGGAATCTACATGGCCAGTACAAATAATGTGACTGAGTTAATTATCACAGGACTTTTCAAGGATCCAGAGGTGCAGAGAGTGTGCTTTGTGTTGTTTCTCCCCATGTACCTGGCCACCGTGGTGGGCAATGGCCTCATTGTTGTGACGGTCAGTGTCAGTAAGAGTCTGCGctcccccatgtacttcttccttggCTACCTGTCCCTGGTGGAGATCTGCTACTCCTCTACTGTGGTCCCTAAATTCATCACTGACTTACTTGCCAAGGTCAAAACCATCTCCCTGAGGGGCTGTCTGGCCCAGATCTTCTTCTTCCACTTCTTTGGGGTcactgagatcctcctgcttgtggtgatggcctatgaccgctacGTGGCCATCTGCAAGCCTCTTCATTACATGAACATTATGAGTCGTCCACTGTGTCACATGCTGGTGGCTGGTTCCTGGCTGGGGGGCTTCATTCACTCCATGATGCAGGTTCTTGTCACTGTCCCACTGCCCTTCTGTGGTCCCAATGTGATGGACCACTATTTCTGTGACCTGCAGCCTTTATTCAAGCTAGCCTGCACGGACACCTTTGTGGAGGGGATCGTTGTGTTGGCCAacagtggattaatctctgtattCTCCCTCATCATCTTGGTGTCCTCCTACATTGTCATCCTGTTCAACCTGAGGAACCGCTCTGCAGAGGGGAGGCGCAAAGCCCTGTCCACCTGCGCCTCTCACATCACAGTGGTCACCTTGTTTTTTGGACCTGCCATCTTCCTTTATATGCGGCCCTCGTCCACCTTCACTGTGGACAAACTGGTGGCTGTGTTCTACACGGTCAtcacccccatgctgaaccccATCATCTACACACTCAGAAACGCAGAGGTGAAAGCTGCCATGAGGAAGCTGTGGGGCCAGAAGAACTCAGGGATGTAGTGAATGGAGAATTAAGAATGCTGAGGAGTATGGACATGGTGAAATGGGTTTTGTTTTCAACTCTGCAGGCAACAAACCTATGTACCTAATGCTACTGCTGCTGTGGTATTCCTTATAACCAGAGACTCCCAGGTATCCTGGTGTGGTGTCCAAAGAAAGAGATCCAATTTTCTCACGGAATCTCATGGAATTTGATTGCCTCTATGTTTTCCCACAATATCATGGATTTTTGGATGATTTCAAGGTGCAAAGTAGAAAtgcaaaaaaacatttttagaatAACATATATCTGTTTATTTGTTGACACCTAGTTATTGTACAACTATTGTACAGTTGTGGGGTTCAGTGTGATGCTTCTACACATGTATACAtggtgtaatgatcagatcagacCAGGGTAGTTGGCAGGTCCATCACCTGAGACAGTTAGCATCTCTGAACTGGGAAAAAAACCCAACATCTTTTCTACTAGCTTTATTGAAATTATATATTGAAAGTTAATTGTTGTGATTCATAGTTATTCTACTGTGCTTTTAAACATTAAGAGGCATTCCTTTCTACAGGGGAGCATAATTTAGCAAACATTTTGTAGGTTAAGATCACtctcctctttctccctccctcccttcccacctgcccttccctcccttcctcctcctttctttccttccttttttctttctttctcttttcttccttatttAGTCTTCTGCAAGATActtacctatatttctttttaaaagtgaAATGAACTGGTCACAGTGGCACATTCTATAATATCAgcaactctggaggttgaggtaggATAATTGCAAGTGCAAGGtgtgccttagcaatttagtgagactctcagcaacttagcaagcccctgtctcaaagatctggggatatagctcagctcctGGGATTAATGCCCAGAGAAGCCAACCAACCACAGGAATTTTCAGGTAATGTTTGGGTATGAGATTACCAATCCGATTTTCTCTTCCAATGTGGACAAGTGGTGTATTTCAATTTTTCTATTCTTCTGTTTGTCTCTGTATCTACTACTAGAGCCTGTTTGATCATGATCACCAAAAAAATCCCTGGAGCAATTTAAATTCTTGTGACATGTTGGCATAAAAgatggtcttttggtcacaatttCCACCCTTGATAAAATAGTATCAAAATGGCATGATTTCTACCTACTATTAGGGAAAGTTGAAATCAAATGTTTTCACAAAAGAACATCATTTTTAGTCTCATCCAGATGTAAATATATAGAATGTTAGAAAATGCTTATTGCCCTAAATTGAAGAATGAATGAGGAGGGCAATGATGTCCATGCATGTTTGTACTCCAGACCTCTGTCCCTTATTGTAAGTGACCTTGTCAATACCATTCTTTTGGTGACCATTGCTACTTCTTGGTGAAGGGAGATGAGACAGTCTGGGTCTAAGTTGTTATTTTACTTCTCAGAATCTCCATGTCACCACACTGTCCCTTACCATTCTGGACAATTTAGAGATTATCGCAAAAATGGCCCCTCGTGGCTTTGGAGTCACACAAGTTGCACTGAATTTTCTCTGGATCCATGCACCTTTCCTTGAAGATCAGTTGCAGTAAGATAGGAGGAGCTCTTGCAGAGGGAGAGAGCACCCCTGGTTCGCTGTAAGCCTTAGGGGtttcccttcctcctgtcagggcAGGTTGAACTTGTAGGTAAATAGAGGTTTTAAAGGCAGCAGGAAACCTTCATTTCCCTTGTCTCCATTCATCCTTGTCCATGGATGACCATCGTTAATCCCTGAGGATATGTGTGAAATGACTGGGCCTCCCTTTTCCCTGGGGAAACCCCTATGCATCTTTAAGACTTAGGTTAAAGTCACCAGCTTTCTAAGGCCTGTGCAGCCTCCCTTGTCCTTGGGTGGaattatgtctccctttcctatATCATAAAGATACAGGGAAGGTCAGTGGAGGAGAAGAAAGAGATTGAGAGGATGGGATGAGGaatgggaaaggggaggaaatgcagaatcaatttgacaaaatt
Encoded proteins:
- the LOC143391627 gene encoding olfactory receptor 4B1-like; amino-acid sequence: MASTNNVTELIITGLFKDPEVQRVCFVLFLPMYLATVVGNGLIVVTVSVSKSLRSPMYFFLGYLSLVEICYSSTVVPKFITDLLAKVKTISLRGCLAQIFFFHFFGVTEILLLVVMAYDRYVAICKPLHYMNIMSRPLCHMLVAGSWLGGFIHSMMQVLVTVPLPFCGPNVMDHYFCDLQPLFKLACTDTFVEGIVVLANSGLISVFSLIILVSSYIVILFNLRNRSAEGRRKALSTCASHITVVTLFFGPAIFLYMRPSSTFTVDKLVAVFYTVITPMLNPIIYTLRNAEVKAAMRKLWGQKNSGM